The following DNA comes from Miscanthus floridulus cultivar M001 chromosome 5, ASM1932011v1, whole genome shotgun sequence.
cagctatccacgtgcctgaaccttgattgcttctgctgggtttcaactctagcctaccccaacttgtttaggacttaaaggctttgttgttgttgttgtagagaGGAAAAAATGAAGAAACCGTTTCTAACTTAGACTCCGTTTCTTCACGCGCAACGAAGGAGTCGAAACCATCGGAGATTGCGTTGGGAAGGAGTGCATGATTTCCATCAGCAACTACGGGTCCTATGCGCGCGGCCGCCACGGATCCTCGCTTGCGTGTCGCCGACCTCGGTGCCTGTCCGCGAACTTGAGCACCTCCATTCCATAGCACAGTCCAGGAGCCGCCGCGAGTACCCTAGGTCGTCGTCGCGAAACACGATGGAGCCGGCCGCCAACGCCGCTGCGGTCTCGGCGGAGACGTCGGACCTTGGGTGCGTTGCGTCCACCTTGTACACGCCTACACGGTGCGCGGGGTGTCCATGTCCTCCGGCGCCGTCGCGGAACTCGCGCAGGACGCCACGGCTGCTGCGGAGCTTGCGCAGCCTCACCGCCGGAGTTCGCGCGGCTGCCTCGCACGCGCGCCGCCGCTGCAGGAGCCGCCTCGCTTGCGCGGCCACGAACGGAATCTCGCGCGCCGCCGCTGTGAAGCCTCGCGTGGCCGCCGTCGAGAGCTTGCGCATGCCATGGACAACCGCCGCCAGACGTTCCCTGCTCGAGCCGCGGCCTCAATCATCCGGTTGGTTGTTTCTCCGTTGCCACACGTAACTGCTCTGCTCTCTCAAATTCCTGTCGACGTTTCTAGAGCCACTACTGGGTAGGCCGTAGGAGCAAGCCATCATCGTGGATGTGCTCCTTCCGTCCTTCGCCTTGCGCTCGGAGCCTGCCCGCACAATATCCAGAGGAACAGAGGAGAGAAGAGGTGAATGATTGGTTTGATTTATTTGCTGGGCCCTTAAAAAATACTGCATTGGAGAGCATAGTTTCTATGAGTAGTGTCTTGTGGCATAGAAACTATCGGGTAGtttctgcattgggagtgcccttatTCTCATTCTCTTTTTGCTGCAGTCTGCAAATATTTCTGTGTTATGATAATTGCCAGCAAATGCATTTCTTAAACCTTTGCCTAAATTTATGTTGAGGGTGAAAGTAGTCTGACTGTTACCATGATATTTATCTACAAACTTTTCTAAATGTGCCATACATGTTTTCTTTGTTGAATGCTGACACTAACAACCCAGGAATGAAATGTCAATAATCTCATTCCTTCATCTAGAGATTTCACTTATCGAGTTTTATTGACCTGTTCATATTACTATTAAATAATGGATCATGTGAGCTGTGTTTGATCTATCACCTACCAAGCTGACTTAAAGGATGATTCAGAAAAGAAATCCTTCTCATATTCTGCTGCTTTTTTAATTCATGCACAGCATTCCCACTTGAATCTTCCAAAGAGGGATAGAATGACCTGATGAaggattctcaaaaaaaaaaaagaaaaaaagaaaagaaaagaatgacCTGATAAAGGGGACAGATTCTCCACTTGCTCTTCTCATGTTGTAATTTATATGCAATAATAAACTGAGACAAATAAAGCATAAGTGGCTGGGAGCTTCAAAATTGGAATACACAATGGCCTGCAGTTCTGCTCAATCAGCTAGTATATTTCTCTTTCTGTTTTCTCACTAAGTTTAGCACTCAACAAACCAAATTTGGGTTTGAAGACTGAGAGAAGCCCTATTTCTGTTTTGCAGGATCTGAATGCGGCCATTCTTCGCCTTGCTGTGATCCTGTCCTGGACTCCCTGTTTCCAAGTATTCCTACAGCCGTGCAAGTTGGGCCATCCCTATCTCATTTGCAATGAAGAAGTGCCCCTGTTGGTTGTGATTCACCTGCCGGTTCCATTGGAAGTTTTGGATCCAGCGACCATGCAGGGCTGTTAAAGCTGTTCTCCACGCCCAGTTCCGTTGTTCGTTTAAAGCGTCTCATTCACGTGTATCAAATCCGGACTGAAGTCTAGTGTACATTTTGAGTTGGAGAAATGTGATGCCAGGGACCTGTGTTCAGATTTTATCGACGCCATGTATGTAGGCAAGCAGCGCTGATATTTCAAACATGGTTTTATTGTACGTGGTGTCTTCAAACATGGTTTTGAGCATGGGAACTTGGGAAGGAATCTCATCTTGCTTGATTACGGGTTTCTTTGTTTGAAATAAAAATACGGTGTAACTCTGGGATTGGGCCGTATCCCAGATGGTTCAGCTGGGCAGGCACCAACCAAGTGCTACTTACGCTACATTCCTACCGCGTCAAAATTTTACACATCAGAAATTTATATCCTATTTGTAAATTTTGCTTGGAGTAAGATGTCAGCTTTTGTAATTTGATGTAATGAAAGTATTTATCCCCAGAACATGCATGCTTGTCTCATCGTCATGTCAGACTAATCAAACTCAGCAAAGCACGACACAGTTTGAAGTTTAAACTGTATTTCTCAATACCAATGCTCAGCTAACTTCTACCTTTCCAGGGTTCAGTGGAGCACTTTTGTTTTGAGACAGGTTCACAGAAATATACAAGGAGAGTGGACTGGACTTTTGGGAAGGCCAGTGTGGTTGTAAACTGAGTACTCTTGTAAAAGCAGATGCCTTCTTGCTTAATCTCCATTGCCCAAAGTGTTGCGCTTATTCAGCTTCTATGTCTAATATTCTCCTCAAATATTCCAATTGTTCAAACTCACCTTGTAGGTCCTCCCACTGTAATGGAAACAAAATAATCATGGTAAGTCTCAGAACAAAAAGAAAACCTTTCAGCTATCCAACGGGCTCAGTTAATCTACTGAAATTCAAGCCAGAACCCAGTGTACGTCCAAATCTTGATGAGGGGTGGTGACATATTACGCTACTCCTTGGTAACAAAGTTTGTTAAGAGTTCGTACGTCAATGGAAATTGTAACACAATGCACATCAGGTGTTTGAAGTTTAGAATGGAATTAAGTGCATGCAGAAATAACTCAGTGTGCTTTCCAGCAAATTACTTGAGGTGCCTTTGTTTCAAAAACAAATAAACTTTGTTACTAATTTCTAATGTGCCTAACTTCAGACCTTTTATTATGAAACTCTGGTCTGAAAAATCCTAAGGGTACAGTAGGATAATCCAAAAATAATTGCAAACCATAACCAGGTTATAGCACAACATAATGGCTACTAATTAGTGTCACATATGACCATGAGCATATGACTAACCTCTTGAAGAGACAAGGAAACCAACTTCCACCCAGAAGCTGCAATGTAGCGTCGTTTAAATGCTGTGTGACCTAATGGTGTACCTGCAAAATCAGCACACTTCAATTAGTTTCTTCTTTGATATTTCAGAAGGATGTTGATGAAAATGTCAGCCTGTAGCTCCATCAGAATGGCACACAAAAGCAACAGAAGTAATACCTAAATTCCTAGAGAAGTGTGTCGGCCCATCTATCTCAAATGCAAGCTTCTCATCAACTAACACGGCATCAACAGTGTAACCATCGATTGCATATTCTCTAACCCACTCATGCCCTGTACTATAGAGAAGACGGCCAACCTCCTTTTGAAATGAAGAGGTTGTCTTCTGATTGAACCTTTTGCTCTTTCCAGCTTTTGTTATTTTCTCCTCAAGATCACTTCTTAAGCACAGTCCAAGGTTTCGGTATTCAAGCTTCAAAGACTGGTTTGCAAGATAAACTTGTGAAGCAAACATCATGTCTTCTCTATACTGATCCGAAATCCGTTGCTCTTCGAATTGACTCAGAGTTTTCCACATATGCGAAAAGAATGGACGGTCCATTTGCCCAATAACAGCATAGGACCAAGCAATATTCCCAACCTGATCTCGGCTGAAGTTCAGTGTACGGGCACTGCTAGTGCTACCACCCTCTCCACCAGAAAGTTCTTCTGCTGAGCTCTGATGCGCGCTTGATTTTAAATCAGATACATGGCACTGAAAACTGGTATCATTCTGAAAAGCAGTATCTAGTGCATCAAGCAAGGGATGGGGGCACTCGTTCAGAGAAGCACAACCCCATAAGAATTGAGCAAGCTCTTGCTCCTTGAATGTTTGCAGTAGTTGTGCTGCTCTCAGGGCCAGAGCCGGAAAAAGTCCCGGTGCTGATTGGCGCATGGAAGCGAACGCTCCTGCAACATTGGCAACATTCTGTGCATTGAAGTCTTGAACCTTAGCCATGGCCACATCGGCTATCCTATCCATCTCCGGCAGGTATAGCAGGTCACCTCCAATCTTGGACAAAGCCCAGGCGATGTTGGAGACACCCTGCGGCGAGCACTCAGgcagggccaccatggccagacCCACGAGCATGGACATGTCCCTCTGGCGCGCAAAGGCAAGGCGGTGCGTCTGCATCATGGACACCGCCTCCATGTTCCTCGCTATGCGGTGGAGCGCAGTGGCGATGTTGAGCGGCGTGAGCGGCGAGGGGCTGAGACCCTTGGCGACAGCGGTGATCACCTCTGCCGTGAGGTCCAGCACCTCGTTGGCAGTTTGCGCCTGGACGATGGAGCGATTCAAGGACACGTCTTTGCTCCGGTTGGACGGCGCGGCCGAGAACCTGGACAAGGTTTGGACGAAGGCCTCCCTGTTTCTCTGGCGCTTTTCGTCGAACATGCCGTCGGCGAACTGCGCGACCCGGAGCTCCAGATCGTCCATGTTCTGCAAATTATCAACGACGTCatagtcatcgtcgtcgtcgtcgtctgccTCGGCATCATGCACCTGCTTATTGCGGCGCTTGAGCTCGGCGGCCGCCTTCTTGAATTCTTTCTTCTTGGcagtcttcttctttttcttcttcttgggcGGTGACACCATCCGCTGCAGCGAGGGCGCGAGGCCCCGCTCCTCGATGGAGCGCAGGGCAGAGCGGCGCGCGCGGACGCACCAATCGGTGGCCTCGGCTGGGAGGaggtcctcctcatcctcgtcctcaggCGTGTCGGGGGTCACCGCGCTCGCCCCAAGAAAGTCGAGTTGCCACTGCGGCGTGGCGTCGGCGTGGTCCTCGGAGACGGCGCGGGACGGGAAATGCGTGAGCTTTCCGGGGACCCTGCCGAAGCAGCTGAGGCTGGGCTTGGTCGAGGACTTGAGCAGTACGGAGAAGCTGCAGATGCCGGTGCTGCCTCGGGGAAGGGTGACCCCGAGGGGGATTGCAGCTTCCATTCCTGCTGGGCGTCGGCCGCAATCGGGAAATGCGCCGCTTTCGAACGTGCTCGCCTCGCGCACAGCCGCGCTGCACAGGATAAGCTCCTCGCCGTTGCAGCCTCACACGTGGTCTCCGCTGCCACCACGCGGGGCGCGCCGATGCGGCCGCCGGAGCCTCGTCCGAGAGCACGAGGTTGGGAAGATTTGAAAGGGTCCGGCGGAGTTCGCGCGACCTGTGATGTGATAATATTACAGGATAAGGCTGGAAAGCAACGTACGGACGCGATGGACGCTGGCAAACCAAGGAACGGGCAGGATTGTGCTGTTAAGGCCTCCAGCGAGCTCGATCGGACGCCTGTGCAGTCTGTCCCCGTCCGCTGATTTTTCCTATCCTGCACGCACATCTCGTCTTGTCGCAGCGCTCACGTGTGTGCAGGACTCGCCTCGCACTCGCAGCCTGCTCTATTCGTCTCGATTCGAGGCCGAACACCCTGCACTCATGCCCCACCCATTGCGCCTTGACCATTGACCCCGAGCGTGCCCCATCTAGAGAACACCAGCACGCTGCACGCCCCGTCCGCCGACCCCTAGTTCGTCGTGCCTCATTCCTCGGTGTTCCCATCGTGGCATCACTCCCCGCCCCCCGCCCCCTGAAACAATATGAAAGatgtgcaacatgaaacacttgaatgtaaCATACGTATGTAATAGATGAAACATCTGGAATATACACTTGCTAcacatatgtgaaacatatgcaacattcagataaaatatTTACAATTTGCAACATAAAAACAATTACTGcgacataagactgaaacatttgaaacatattgttgcaacatatatatgaaacatatacaacatccagatcagaacgctcaaaacatacgtctgaaacagatgaaatattttttaacaaacctctgaaacacttgtaacacgCCTCTCAAaaaattacaacatatgcaacatgtgcaacatcctccgATCTATTTTTGTAACATAcatataaaacaattgcaacatacctctaaaatgtctgaaatacttgaaacatacgcttgcaatatgCACTTTCATCGCAACATCTCATTGCTGAGGTCGCGCatcgcggcggccatggcgtcgATAGCGGCCACGACCTTCTGGTGGGGAACGACGACGTCAGCAGCACCTCAGCAACACCCCAGCAGCACCTCGGCACACGTGGGGGCGGGACACGGTGTGTAGCAGCGGGGGCGCGCGCGCAACGAGCTAGAGCAGGCGCGGTGGGGATGGAGCACGACGTGGCGATGGAGGGGGCGCGGCATGGGATGGAGCGCAGCGCTGGATGGGGGAGCCACGTGGCGTCAGATCGGGTGCGCGACGGGGAAGACGGCAGCAGCGAGCGCACGACGAAAAGCAGCACGCGATGGGCGAGAGCGATGGGGATATATTTTTGAGAGAAGATATGGGAGACACAGAGGATAAGCAAGCCTGTTGGACCGGTACGCGCTGGCCTAGAAAGCAATGTCCGGACGGATGACACTCCAGAGCATTACAATTTTGAAACGTTGGAGAAAAAAACTATATCAACTTGATTCCTACCTGTCTCTCAAAAAATGACTAATTGGAATGGATTGAAGTAAATTAGTGAGCAACCAAACAAACCCTAAGCCCCTAACATGGATTCACCATCTGAGACAACCATGG
Coding sequences within:
- the LOC136449447 gene encoding RAP domain-containing protein, chloroplastic-like; protein product: MEAAIPLGVTLPRGSTGICSFSVLLKSSTKPSLSCFGRVPGKLTHFPSRAVSEDHADATPQWQLDFLGASAVTPDTPEDEDEEDLLPAEATDWCVRARRSALRSIEERGLAPSLQRMVSPPKKKKKKKTAKKKEFKKAAAELKRRNKQVHDAEADDDDDDDYDVVDNLQNMDDLELRVAQFADGMFDEKRQRNREAFVQTLSRFSAAPSNRSKDVSLNRSIVQAQTANEVLDLTAEVITAVAKGLSPSPLTPLNIATALHRIARNMEAVSMMQTHRLAFARQRDMSMLVGLAMVALPECSPQGVSNIAWALSKIGGDLLYLPEMDRIADVAMAKVQDFNAQNVANVAGAFASMRQSAPGLFPALALRAAQLLQTFKEQELAQFLWGCASLNECPHPLLDALDTAFQNDTSFQCHVSDLKSSAHQSSAEELSGGEGGSTSSARTLNFSRDQVGNIAWSYAVIGQMDRPFFSHMWKTLSQFEEQRISDQYREDMMFASQVYLANQSLKLEYRNLGLCLRSDLEEKITKAGKSKRFNQKTTSSFQKEVGRLLYSTGHEWVREYAIDGYTVDAVLVDEKLAFEIDGPTHFSRNLGTPLGHTAFKRRYIAASGWKLVSLSLQEWEDLQGEFEQLEYLRRILDIEAE